A stretch of the Nitratifractor salsuginis DSM 16511 genome encodes the following:
- a CDS encoding ATP-binding cassette domain-containing protein, which translates to MALLEVRDVTVRYKKRIGIQKASLEAERGEIIGFIGADGTGKSSLMHAIAGVIRFEGEIIYDGTLYRSPKEAEKVKPSIGLMPQGLGLVLYDTLSVGEHLEFFADIRGIKRDKAFFAYRDKLLHMAGLSEFTDRLAGHLSGGMMQKLSLICTLLHRPKLLILDEPTTGVDPLSRLELWEILDNIRKEEGTVALVSTAYMQEAAKMDKVLLFDEGRIIARGRADELVASIAPYVYRRTECDDCISAHDKSYSLTPLNAPHAQATLEDLFFVNALKRGKRPPRIEINERSEKIDLPEVVMEAKGLTKRFGDFVADDHIDMQLKRGEILGLLGANGAGKTTFIKMLLGLYPIDEGELTLLGRPIRSGEDRQALKAKIGYVSQHFALYKDMTVRENLIYFANMHRLPVATALERIGRYAKELGFEEYMDDLPTSLPLGVNQRFSIAAALLHEPVVLFLDEPTSGVDAIARAQFWEMLRLLKEKWGISILITTHYMSEAEFCDRVVLLKRGKKIADDTVANLHKRFPEARSFEEIFLHFYKEQE; encoded by the coding sequence ATGGCGCTGCTTGAAGTCCGTGACGTCACCGTCCGATACAAAAAACGCATCGGCATCCAAAAGGCCTCTTTGGAGGCGGAGCGCGGCGAAATCATCGGCTTCATCGGCGCCGACGGCACGGGAAAGAGCTCCCTGATGCACGCCATCGCCGGGGTGATCCGCTTCGAAGGGGAGATTATTTACGACGGTACCCTCTACCGCTCCCCCAAAGAGGCGGAAAAGGTCAAACCCTCCATCGGCCTGATGCCCCAGGGCCTGGGGCTGGTGCTCTACGATACGCTGAGCGTGGGGGAACATTTGGAATTTTTCGCCGATATTCGGGGAATTAAGCGGGACAAAGCCTTCTTCGCCTACCGCGACAAGCTCCTGCATATGGCGGGATTGAGCGAATTTACGGACCGTCTGGCCGGCCATCTCAGCGGGGGAATGATGCAGAAGCTCTCCCTCATCTGCACCCTGCTCCATCGCCCCAAACTCCTGATCCTCGACGAGCCGACGACGGGAGTCGACCCCCTTAGCCGCTTGGAACTCTGGGAGATCCTCGACAACATTCGCAAGGAGGAGGGAACCGTCGCCCTGGTGAGCACCGCCTATATGCAGGAGGCCGCCAAGATGGACAAGGTGCTACTCTTCGACGAGGGGCGGATCATCGCCCGGGGACGCGCTGACGAGCTGGTCGCCTCCATCGCCCCCTATGTCTACCGACGAACCGAATGCGACGACTGCATCAGTGCCCACGACAAGAGCTACTCCCTTACTCCGTTGAATGCCCCCCACGCCCAAGCCACACTGGAGGACCTCTTCTTCGTCAACGCCCTCAAACGGGGCAAACGCCCGCCCAGGATCGAAATCAATGAGCGCAGCGAAAAGATCGACTTGCCCGAAGTCGTGATGGAAGCCAAGGGCTTGACCAAACGCTTCGGAGACTTCGTCGCCGACGATCACATCGATATGCAGCTCAAACGGGGTGAAATCCTGGGACTTCTCGGGGCCAACGGGGCGGGCAAGACCACCTTCATCAAAATGCTGCTGGGGCTCTACCCCATCGACGAAGGGGAGCTGACCCTGCTGGGCCGCCCGATCCGAAGCGGCGAAGACCGGCAGGCCCTCAAAGCCAAGATCGGTTATGTCAGCCAGCACTTCGCCCTCTACAAGGATATGACGGTGCGGGAAAACCTGATCTATTTCGCCAATATGCACCGCCTCCCCGTCGCCACGGCGCTGGAGCGGATCGGACGCTACGCCAAGGAGCTGGGCTTCGAAGAGTATATGGACGATCTGCCCACCTCCCTGCCCCTGGGGGTCAACCAGCGCTTCTCGATCGCCGCGGCACTGCTGCACGAGCCGGTGGTCCTCTTCCTCGACGAACCCACCTCCGGAGTCGATGCCATCGCCCGGGCCCAATTCTGGGAAATGCTCCGCCTCCTCAAGGAGAAATGGGGCATCTCGATCCTGATCACCACCCACTATATGAGCGAAGCGGAATTCTGTGACCGGGTCGTCCTACTCAAACGGGGTAAAAAGATCGCCGACGACACCGTCGCAAATCTCCACAAAAGGTTCCCGGAGGCCCGGAGCTTCGAAGAGATCTTTTTGCACTTCTACAAGGAACAGGAATGA
- a CDS encoding TetR/AcrR family transcriptional regulator encodes MKEKIRQKVLETKKELILDAVSDYFEEVGFAEPKMQEISKAVGISVGALYKYFPSKEALFFAYVSHQIVKFHRQITEACRDIDDPRRCLILYIQHKFATFASKRKALEDPVIGDPLFFVKMNTHKENPASPIYEFLAIQFERLAHNTPLKTANHMKTAYLFNAATMGYIEYWLNFGGELEEKAEEVFERFLTGIREREEERR; translated from the coding sequence ATGAAAGAGAAAATCCGCCAGAAAGTCCTGGAAACCAAAAAAGAACTGATCCTCGATGCCGTCTCCGACTATTTTGAAGAAGTGGGTTTTGCCGAACCCAAGATGCAGGAGATCTCCAAAGCCGTCGGCATCTCCGTCGGGGCGCTCTATAAATATTTCCCCTCCAAAGAGGCCCTCTTTTTCGCCTATGTTTCCCATCAGATCGTCAAATTCCATCGGCAGATCACCGAGGCGTGCCGGGATATCGACGACCCCCGCCGATGCCTCATCCTCTATATCCAACACAAATTCGCCACCTTCGCCTCCAAACGAAAAGCTCTGGAGGATCCGGTCATAGGCGATCCCCTCTTTTTCGTCAAGATGAATACCCACAAGGAGAACCCCGCCTCACCGATCTATGAATTTCTGGCCATACAGTTTGAAAGATTGGCACACAACACCCCGCTCAAAACCGCCAATCATATGAAGACAGCCTATCTCTTCAACGCCGCGACAATGGGATACATCGAATATTGGCTCAATTTCGGCGGGGAGCTCGAAGAGAAAGCCGAAGAGGTCTTCGAACGCTTCCTGACAGGTATCCGGGAGAGAGAGGAGGAGCGCCGATGA
- a CDS encoding Bax inhibitor-1/YccA family protein, translating into MSLYDRDYAKPATELRATGAMESSRVEFLKKTYQLLAASMLAAAVGAYVTMPFAQAVYEYRWFIFGAELLVLFFGLGLSRGKPGLNLLMLFLFTFLTGVSLVPLFASLIGLGKGAIIGNAFLMTSVLFGALSLFAINSRSDFSSWGKPLFITLIVVIVASLINIFFLKSPMIDILITAGVLLLFGLFTIYDTQNIANGAYDSPVDAAVSLYIDFLNMFTAILQLLGIFGSDE; encoded by the coding sequence ATGTCTCTTTATGACCGTGACTATGCCAAACCCGCAACCGAGCTCCGCGCGACCGGCGCGATGGAGAGCTCCCGTGTCGAATTTTTGAAAAAAACCTATCAGCTTCTCGCTGCCAGCATGCTTGCTGCCGCCGTGGGGGCTTATGTCACAATGCCTTTTGCCCAGGCCGTTTATGAATACCGGTGGTTCATCTTCGGTGCCGAACTGCTTGTCCTCTTTTTCGGCCTGGGGCTTTCTCGGGGTAAACCGGGACTGAATCTCCTGATGCTCTTCCTCTTCACCTTCCTGACCGGTGTCTCTCTGGTCCCTCTTTTCGCCTCATTGATCGGATTGGGCAAAGGAGCCATCATCGGCAATGCTTTTTTGATGACCTCGGTGCTCTTCGGAGCGCTGAGCCTTTTCGCCATCAATAGCCGCAGCGATTTTTCCAGTTGGGGCAAACCCCTCTTCATTACCCTGATCGTGGTTATCGTGGCTTCTCTGATCAATATATTCTTCCTGAAAAGCCCAATGATCGACATACTCATTACCGCAGGCGTACTTCTTCTCTTCGGGCTCTTTACCATCTACGACACCCAGAATATCGCCAACGGCGCCTACGATTCTCCGGTCGATGCCGCCGTATCACTCTATATCGACTTTTTGAATATGTTCACTGCGATTTTGCAACTCCTGGGGATTTTCGGTAGTGATGAATAA
- a CDS encoding ABC transporter permease yields the protein MRTMLSLIMKELISFLRSWGLVAVVLYSFTFDIYIAGKGIEMQAKNVAVGYVDDSGGGLSQKILSRLHRPEFQPPVRFLSQKALSDAIFNREIMVGLVFDQDFAKRYRATGHTQLNILLDSIAATQSFQALSYLQNILLDYSKTDLPVDLAVHKLFNQNATTSWFMALAEMLSISTLLGVILTAAVFVREKENGTWDIMLLMPIDPKLIILAKSFSQVLIIMAGVVIATGIVLFGAFDVPINGSIWVFFLLSFLYAFTSAGIGLFVAAVSRTMLEVAMVAILIMMPLIFLSGAWTPIHAMHPLLQKLSLISPLRYYIEGSESIFFRGTAVTDLWPYFLGVTILGLLLYLYGFRKIGKLF from the coding sequence ATGCGCACAATGCTTTCTTTGATTATGAAAGAGCTCATCTCCTTTTTACGCTCCTGGGGCTTGGTAGCCGTGGTGCTCTACTCCTTTACCTTCGATATCTACATCGCCGGCAAGGGGATCGAAATGCAAGCCAAGAATGTCGCGGTGGGCTATGTAGACGATAGCGGCGGCGGGCTCAGCCAAAAGATCCTCAGCCGCCTCCACCGGCCCGAATTTCAGCCTCCGGTGCGCTTTCTCTCTCAAAAGGCCCTCAGCGACGCCATCTTCAACCGGGAAATAATGGTGGGGCTCGTTTTCGATCAAGACTTCGCCAAGCGATACCGCGCCACCGGCCACACCCAGCTAAATATCCTCCTCGATTCGATCGCCGCAACCCAGAGCTTCCAGGCTCTCTCCTATCTGCAGAATATCCTGCTCGACTATTCGAAGACCGATCTACCTGTCGATCTGGCGGTGCATAAGCTCTTCAACCAGAATGCCACCACCTCCTGGTTTATGGCCCTGGCCGAAATGCTCTCGATCAGCACCCTCCTGGGGGTCATCCTCACCGCCGCCGTTTTCGTCCGTGAAAAAGAGAACGGCACCTGGGACATTATGCTGCTAATGCCCATCGATCCAAAACTGATCATCCTGGCCAAGAGTTTTTCCCAGGTGCTCATCATTATGGCGGGAGTCGTCATCGCCACGGGAATCGTGCTCTTCGGTGCTTTTGATGTGCCGATCAACGGATCAATCTGGGTCTTTTTCCTCCTTTCGTTCCTCTATGCCTTCACCAGCGCGGGCATCGGGCTTTTCGTCGCCGCCGTCTCACGGACAATGCTAGAGGTCGCGATGGTCGCCATCCTCATTATGATGCCGCTGATCTTCCTCAGCGGCGCCTGGACACCCATACACGCGATGCACCCGCTGCTGCAGAAACTCTCACTCATCTCTCCTCTGCGTTACTACATCGAGGGGAGTGAAAGCATCTTCTTCAGAGGCACCGCCGTCACAGACCTCTGGCCCTATTTCCTCGGAGTAACCATCCTGGGCCTCCTTCTCTATCTCTACGGCTTTAGAAAGATCGGTAAACTTTTCTGA
- a CDS encoding phosphatase PAP2 family protein — protein sequence MIFYERAEMGLRRFFSLSAWGGLLIFLAMAISVISGLTQACDQSVSETIKRFHQPLVDQLVIFLTKLNSPLALLLVTLIMGVMLLYKKRKLQAVIFVAGLWGTALATTLVKELVKRPRPTDRLVEIHSPSFPSWHSATSMALALLFLAWLYPRYKNRAFPVLLWPLLIGLSRIWLNAHWCSDVLAGWALGAFVTSTILFVYTGRKSYSQNS from the coding sequence ATGATTTTTTATGAAAGGGCAGAGATGGGTCTGCGACGTTTTTTCAGCTTGAGCGCCTGGGGAGGGTTGCTTATCTTCCTGGCAATGGCGATATCGGTCATCAGCGGCCTCACCCAAGCCTGTGATCAAAGCGTCTCCGAAACCATCAAGCGATTCCATCAACCCCTTGTCGATCAGCTTGTCATTTTCTTGACAAAGCTGAACTCCCCTTTGGCCCTGCTCTTGGTCACCCTGATTATGGGGGTTATGCTTCTCTACAAAAAAAGAAAGCTCCAAGCAGTGATTTTCGTCGCCGGGCTCTGGGGAACCGCCTTGGCGACAACCCTTGTCAAAGAGCTCGTCAAGCGGCCCAGGCCCACCGATCGACTCGTGGAGATCCACAGCCCCTCTTTCCCCTCCTGGCACAGCGCCACCTCTATGGCCCTGGCCCTGCTCTTTCTGGCCTGGCTCTATCCCCGGTATAAAAATAGGGCATTCCCGGTACTTCTCTGGCCCCTTCTCATCGGCCTGAGCCGCATCTGGCTCAATGCCCACTGGTGCAGCGATGTTCTGGCCGGATGGGCTCTCGGTGCTTTTGTCACGTCGACAATACTATTCGTCTATACGGGGAGGAAAAGCTATTCGCAGAATTCATAG
- a CDS encoding HlyD family secretion protein codes for MELVKKYWIGLLVLILVGIAAVLIYLKLHPKELPANLVAGTGRIDGDLVNLNTKYPGRIVSLNVDDGVPVKNGMLVARLSSKEFEAQKQSLEDQIAAKNKELKAKEIELSINETKIPQLLHKAQAALKAKESQLQELENSIASQRALVEQDRRDLERMQKLYAQKLIEKHKLEEIRLKYDVDHNALQALDDKRKQLLQAIAIAKSDLSDAIAAQKSLDAMREGVAALRKGIAALEASKAQVEAMIEELTLKSPLTGFTVEKIANTGEVIGAGMPVATLVAPESLYLKIFVDTIENGKIKLHDKAEIFLDAWPDRPIPAEVVRIAQKAEFTPKEVSVRSDRIQRVFAVHLKPLKPDPLLKLGLPAIGVISLDGKGLPRSLDELPPL; via the coding sequence ATGGAACTAGTTAAAAAGTATTGGATCGGCCTTCTGGTTCTGATCCTGGTAGGCATCGCGGCCGTTCTGATCTATCTCAAGCTCCACCCCAAAGAGCTCCCAGCCAACCTCGTTGCCGGCACTGGCCGTATCGACGGGGATCTGGTCAATCTGAACACCAAATATCCGGGCAGGATCGTCTCCCTCAATGTGGATGATGGGGTCCCGGTCAAGAATGGGATGCTCGTCGCCCGGCTGAGCAGCAAAGAGTTTGAAGCCCAAAAGCAGAGCCTCGAAGATCAGATCGCCGCCAAGAATAAGGAGCTCAAAGCCAAGGAGATCGAACTGAGTATCAACGAAACCAAGATCCCCCAACTCCTCCACAAAGCCCAAGCGGCCCTGAAGGCAAAGGAAAGCCAACTTCAGGAACTCGAGAACTCCATCGCTTCCCAGCGCGCACTTGTGGAGCAGGATCGGCGGGATCTTGAGCGGATGCAAAAGCTCTATGCCCAAAAACTGATCGAAAAACACAAACTCGAAGAGATCCGACTCAAGTACGATGTGGATCACAATGCCCTCCAGGCCCTCGACGATAAACGCAAACAGCTCCTTCAAGCCATCGCCATCGCCAAGAGTGACCTCTCCGATGCCATCGCCGCTCAAAAATCCCTCGATGCGATGCGCGAGGGTGTCGCGGCCCTCCGAAAAGGGATCGCCGCCCTGGAAGCCTCCAAAGCGCAGGTAGAAGCGATGATCGAAGAGCTGACCCTCAAAAGCCCGCTGACCGGTTTTACCGTCGAAAAGATCGCCAATACCGGTGAAGTGATCGGCGCAGGAATGCCCGTGGCCACCCTCGTCGCCCCCGAATCCCTCTACCTGAAGATCTTTGTCGATACGATCGAAAACGGCAAGATCAAACTCCACGACAAGGCGGAGATCTTCCTCGACGCCTGGCCCGACCGGCCCATTCCGGCGGAAGTGGTCCGCATCGCCCAAAAGGCGGAGTTCACCCCCAAGGAGGTCAGCGTGCGCAGCGACAGAATCCAGCGAGTCTTCGCCGTGCATCTTAAGCCCCTCAAACCCGACCCCTTGCTCAAGCTGGGCCTTCCGGCGATAGGGGTGATCTCCCTCGACGGCAAGGGGCTCCCCCGCTCACTCGACGAACTCCCGCCGCTATGA
- a CDS encoding patatin-like phospholipase family protein — MKKTNGKKISLVLGSGGARGYAHIGVIEELERQGYEIVCISGASMGALIGGLHAAGKLQEYKKWVLGLDALDVMGLLDFSWDSRGMVRGDKVLRKLEKILGKARIEELPIDYTAVATDLRRNREVWFQEGDLLEAIRASIAIPSFFTPVEKDGMLLVDGGAVDPLPVAPTMASHSDLTIAVSLFGEGPAPRIDMPEEVRLKESKLDEIASEIIARTRRWFETRTSDEEKEEEKSYHLFDIIDKTIDSMQKTLLGYRLGGYPPDLMIEIPQEVCGALDFHKAWEVIETGRFYAQRALENIG, encoded by the coding sequence ATGAAAAAAACTAATGGTAAAAAGATCTCTCTCGTACTGGGCAGCGGCGGGGCCCGCGGCTATGCCCATATCGGCGTCATCGAAGAGCTGGAACGGCAGGGCTACGAGATCGTCTGCATCAGCGGCGCTTCGATGGGGGCGCTCATCGGAGGCTTGCACGCCGCGGGGAAACTCCAGGAGTACAAAAAATGGGTGCTGGGCCTGGATGCCCTGGATGTGATGGGCCTGCTCGATTTCAGCTGGGACAGTCGGGGAATGGTGCGTGGCGACAAAGTCCTGCGCAAACTCGAAAAGATCCTCGGCAAAGCCCGTATCGAGGAGCTCCCCATCGACTACACCGCCGTAGCCACCGATCTGAGACGCAACCGCGAAGTGTGGTTCCAGGAAGGCGATCTACTCGAGGCGATCCGTGCCTCCATCGCCATCCCCTCCTTTTTCACACCGGTCGAAAAGGACGGGATGCTTCTGGTCGACGGAGGAGCCGTCGACCCGCTCCCCGTCGCCCCCACGATGGCTTCTCACAGTGACCTCACCATCGCCGTGAGCCTTTTCGGTGAGGGCCCTGCGCCCAGGATCGATATGCCCGAAGAGGTCCGTCTCAAAGAGTCGAAGCTCGACGAGATCGCTTCCGAGATCATTGCCCGGACTAGGCGATGGTTCGAAACACGGACAAGTGACGAAGAGAAGGAAGAGGAGAAGTCCTACCACCTTTTCGATATCATCGACAAGACCATCGATTCGATGCAGAAGACCCTGCTGGGTTACCGCCTGGGGGGCTATCCCCCCGATCTGATGATCGAGATCCCTCAGGAGGTCTGCGGAGCCCTCGATTTCCATAAAGCCTGGGAAGTGATCGAAACGGGCCGGTTCTATGCACAGCGGGCACTGGAAAATATAGGATGA
- a CDS encoding ABC transporter permease yields MNLGVIKAYMLKEFKDLIRSKMIYMVYILPVMILILFGYGIRLEVTHARTLIIDNDRSHLSRDLISRFEHSKYFNTRLVSITEQEALHRIKQAKAEILILIPSSFEKRLLHGDKTQIAVFVDGAFPVRATTMQNYVEGVIYHAAMSTMPKAALKLITIDNRNLFNQAMRDEDAIVPGLIGLILLVAPAILAALLVVKEKEEGTIFNFYASPVKKSELVIAKILPVFLLHSLNIFLLFLLATWLFAVPFRGSFLLYWGASELYVLISIGIGLLVSILTRTQIVAVVLTVIITIIPGFLYSGMLMPISSMRAESKIEAHIYPVMYYNHIVYDTFLVGQGIASPKVALYLGVLILYAFFLLFLGTFFMRKELR; encoded by the coding sequence ATGAATCTCGGCGTCATCAAAGCCTATATGCTCAAAGAGTTCAAAGACTTGATCCGATCGAAGATGATCTATATGGTCTACATTTTGCCGGTGATGATCCTCATCCTCTTCGGCTACGGCATACGTCTGGAGGTCACCCACGCCCGGACCCTCATCATCGACAATGACCGGAGCCACCTCTCCCGTGATCTCATCAGCCGTTTCGAACACTCCAAATATTTCAATACCCGTCTGGTCTCGATTACGGAGCAGGAGGCACTCCATCGCATCAAGCAGGCCAAGGCCGAGATTCTCATCCTCATCCCTTCCTCCTTCGAAAAGCGGCTGCTGCACGGAGACAAAACTCAGATCGCCGTCTTCGTCGACGGGGCCTTTCCCGTGCGCGCGACCACGATGCAAAACTATGTCGAGGGGGTCATCTATCACGCCGCGATGAGCACGATGCCCAAAGCCGCCCTCAAGCTCATCACCATCGATAACCGAAATCTCTTCAACCAGGCGATGCGGGATGAGGATGCGATCGTCCCCGGGCTCATCGGATTGATCCTGCTGGTCGCCCCCGCCATTCTCGCCGCATTGCTGGTGGTCAAGGAGAAGGAAGAAGGAACCATCTTCAACTTCTACGCCTCTCCCGTCAAAAAGAGTGAACTCGTCATCGCCAAGATCCTTCCTGTCTTTCTCCTGCACTCATTGAATATTTTCCTCCTTTTCCTCCTGGCGACCTGGCTCTTCGCCGTTCCTTTCCGGGGAAGTTTTCTCCTCTACTGGGGAGCCTCGGAGCTCTATGTCCTCATCAGTATCGGCATCGGCCTGCTCGTCTCCATCCTCACCCGTACCCAGATCGTGGCCGTGGTCCTGACGGTCATTATCACCATCATCCCCGGCTTTCTCTACTCAGGAATGCTGATGCCGATCTCTTCGATGCGGGCCGAATCGAAAATCGAAGCCCACATCTACCCGGTGATGTATTACAACCATATCGTCTACGATACCTTCCTGGTGGGCCAGGGGATCGCCTCGCCGAAGGTCGCGCTCTATCTGGGCGTGCTTATACTCTATGCCTTTTTCCTTCTCTTTCTGGGAACCTTTTTTATGCGAAAGGAGCTCCGATAA